CCTGCGCGCGGTCGGCCGGATCCCCTCGGCGAGCGCGGCGTGCCCCGCGAGCGCGTACAGGCCACACGCCGCCTCGGTGACGCCCTGGTACGTCGAGAGCCACCGGGCCATCGCGAGGGTCTTCGTGCTCTGCGAGAGGATGGCCTCGCGTTTCTCGCGGTCGACGTCCGCGAGCGCGCGCTTGAGCTCGACGATGGCGAAGCCGAGGTCCTCGGAGACGGCGAGCGGCGCGATGGCGAGGCTCTTGATCTTCGGCGGCTCGACGAGCGGGCGCTCGCGCAGGAGGCGCTCGCTCGTGCCCGCCACGCGGAGGAGCACCTCGGGGTCGTCGGGGATCTGCGAGGGGATGCCGTACGCCGCGGCCACGGGCACGCCGTAGGTGCTCGCGAGGGTGGTCCGGAGCGAGAGGAGCAGGGCCTTCAATCCCTCGACGCGCTCCTCGGCGAGCGCGCGCGGGGCGTCGTCGTCCGCGAGCTCGCGCGTGTGGGCGAGGTCGGCCGCGAACATCGACTCGGTCGTGCGCGCGAGCAGATCACGCAGGGCGTGGAGGAGGTCGGCGGCGGTGAGGCTCTTCGGCGCGCCCTCCGGGAAGAGCACGGCCTCGAGGTCCTTGGCGATCTCGGGGACGTGCTCGTTCAAGGACGTGAGCACGGTGCGGCTGATGGCGACGCGATCCGCGATGAGCTTGGAGGGTTGCGACATGAGCAACGACATGGATACCGCCGCGCCGTCGATCTGAGAAGGCCTCACGCTCTCCACAGCCGGAGCCCCGCGGGCACGACGACGAGCGCCACCACGAGTCCGGCCACGCTGCCGAGCGCGCCCACGAGCCCGAGATCCCGCAGGCCGTCGAAGCGGCAGAGCGCGAGCGCCGCGAAGCCCGTGGCGGTCGTGAGCGCGGTGGCCGCGACGGGAGGCCCTTCGAAGCGCAAGGTCTCGCGAATGACGTCGCCCTCCGCCTCCCGCGCCCGATGAAGCAAGAACATCCCCTCGTCGACGGTGATGCCGAGCAGCACGGGCAAGACGAGCGCGTCGTAGGCGTGCAGCGGGATGCCGAAGAGGCGCACGAGCAAGAGCACCGCCGCGATCTCGCAGAGCACGACGACAGCCGCGATCACCACGTCGCGCGCGCGCCGGAGCGACATCGCGAGCGCGGCCACCACGAGCAAGGCGGCGACGCCCGCGATCTTCGGCAGGTCGCTCGCGAGGCTCTCGCGGAGCGCCACCTCGAGCCGCGCGTACCCCGTCAGCTTCGCCTCCGGATCGACCCGCCGGAGCGCCTCCTCGACCCGCGCGGCCGCGCCGGGGACGCCTCGCGGACGCACGTACAGCGCCACGAGGTGCTCCCCCTCGTCCATGCCGAGGTAACGCGAGAGCAGGATCGACGCCGGGCCTCTTCGGAGGTCCTCGATCTGCAGGACGTCCCGCGGAGGCGCGCGCATCGCGTCGAGCACGGCCGAGAAACGCGCCGGGGCAAACCCCGTCTCCACGAGCGCCTTCTCGAGCTCGCTCGCCTTCGCCGGCAAGTCGAGCGCGTCCCGCGCCGCGAAGCGCGCCTCTTGCGTCTCCCCGGCCGGCGCGAGCGCCGTGAGCGCGTCGACCGCCTCGACGTCGTCCTTCATCGCCGAGAGCGCCTCCGCGAGCCGGTCGCTCCGCGCGCGCGCGCGCTCGAGGTCCCGATCGGCGACGAGCACGACCCATTGCCCGCTCTTGCCCCCGAACGCGTCGAACACCGCCTGCTGCACCTTCAGCGGTTCGAGCTCCTTCGGCCGCACGGCGACGATCGACTCCGACAAACTCGGCGCCGCGCCCGCGAGCACGGCCACCACGGGCACGAGCGCGACGAAGGCGAGGACGGCCGCGCGCCGCCGCGTGCCGGAGAGCCAGGCGAACGCGTCGGTCCAGCGCACGGGCGGCGCCTCGGGCGGCGGTCTTCGTTCGAGCAGCGCGCCGATCTCGGGCGTCACGAGCACGATCGCGGCCGCCGTCAAGACCTCGCCCGCGGCGCAGAGCAGCCCGAGCTGCTGCATGGCCTCGATGCTGGAGAGCGAGAGCGCGCCGAACGCCGCCGCCGCCGTGCCGGCCGCGAAGAGCACGCTCTTCGCCGTCTTCGCCCGCGCCGCGCGCGCCGCCTCGCGCGGGCCGAGCCCCGCCCGCCGCGCTTCGAGCAGCGCCGCATAGACGTGCACGCCCGTGTCGACCCCGACGCCCACGACGACCGACATGAACGCGACCGCGATCGCCGACAAACCTCGCGGGAGCGCCGCCGCCACGGCCGCGGTCCACACCGTGCCGAGCAGGAGCGGCGGCATCACGGCGACGAGCGCGCGCACGCGCCGGAAGATCAAGGCGAAGACGAGCGACGCGAGCACCGTGGCGAGGGCGCCGGAGATCGAGAGGTCCCGCGTGAGCATCTCCTCGGTCGCCGCCGCGATCGCGTGCCCGCCCGTGAGGCCGAGCCGCATCTCGGGGTGGGCCGCGTGATGCGGCGCGAGCACCGCCGCCGTGTCCTCGACGAAGCGCCGCGCGTCCTCGCCGCGCAAGGCTTGTCCGCGCGGCGCGACGAGCACGAGGTGCGCCCTTCCGTCGTCGGTGGCGAACGCCCCGTCCGGCTGCGTGCGCACGCCGGCGCTGATGTCGGCGCCCTCGTGGACGAGCTGCCCGAGCCGGAGCGGATCCGTCGCGAGGACCTCGGCCACGGCGCCGCTCCCCGGCGCGAGGAGCATGGCCCGGCTCTCGGCGAGCCGCGCGCGTATGCCCTCGGGCGTGAGCGCGCCGCGGAGGCGCTCCATGGCGCGGGGATCGGCGTGACGGAAGGCGAGCATCGGATCGAGCGCGCGCGAGGCGTCGATCCGGTCGGCGGCGCGGGCCACGCTCGGGCGCTCGGCGAGCGCGGAGGCGATCTCGGACGCGACCTTCGCGTTCGTCTCGGGCTCCGGGCCTTCGACGAGCACCACGGCGAGGTCGCCGCCGCCGAAGCCTCGCACGTACCGGCGCAGCGCCGCGGCCTCGCCCTGGTCCGGCAGGAGCGACGCGACGTTCGGGTCGAGCCGGAGCCGGAACGCGACCACGAAGAGCGCGAGCACGGTCATCCCGACGAGCGCGAGCGTGACGAAGCGCCTCGTCGACGCGGGAGCAGCCATCGGCGCTTGGATACGCCGAGCGCCCCCGCCCGGCAAGCCGGACATACGGCCGGGCGAGAACGATCCGCTCCGTGAAGAATTCAAAAGAATCGGGAACGATGCGGCGTTCTCGATGTCGAGGCCCCATCACCATGCGGACCTCCCTCGCCTCGTACGCGCGCGCCGCCGCCGCCCTCGCCTCGATCCTGCTCTCCGCGAACGCCGCCGACGCGGACACGGTGCGTGGGACGCGGTCGGAAAAACTCGTGGAGAAGACCCACGTGATCGACCTCCGCATCGGCCATGGTCATGCCGACATGGTCGTGCGACGCACGGTGCACAATGGCGGCGCGCGGCACGATCAGGCGACGTTTTACATCGACCTGCCCGAGGGGGCCGTGGCCGTCGGGCTGCGCACGCTGGGGACGCTCGACGGCAAGCCGCACTGGTTCGACGGCGAATTGCTGGAGGCCGAGAAGGCCGCCGCGCGATACCGGGAGCTCACGGGCGTCGGCGGGTATTACCCGAAGGACCCGGCCCTGCTCTCGTGGCGGAGCCAGGACCTGCTCGCGCTCCAGGTCTTCCCCTGCCCGCCCGGCGAGCCCAAGACGATCGAATACACCTTGCGGCTGCCCACGCATTACCACGAAGGCCGCCACCACCTCGACCTCTCGGCCATGGGCACGGCGGAGCTGCCCGCCCAGGTCACCGTGACGCCCATGGAAAAAGGCGAGGCGCTCTTCGTCGGCGACAAGCGCGTCATGGCGCCGGCGTTCGTCACGCTGAAGGATTCGATCGACCTCTCGGTCGCGCCCGCGAGCGAAAAACCCCTCGAAGGCGCGCTCGCGTCGGTGGCGTTCGGCAAGCAGAAGAACGTGGTCCATTACCACATCGACGCGGCGCCCGCGCTCTCCCGCGTGCCCCGCGGCGCGCACGTGGTCGTCCTGATCGACGCCTCCCGATCGCTCGAACAGGAGCAGGTCGAGGCGGAGGTCGCCATGACGCGGGCCTACCTCTCCCATTTCCCGGACGCGCGCGCGGCCGTGCTCACGTTCGACCGCGTGGCGCGTGCGCCGAAGGGCGGGTTTGTCACGGTGCGCGAGGCGCTCGCCGGGCTCGATGGCTCGCAGATCGTCCTGAAAAACGGTAGCCACATCGACGAGGCGCTCGCCCGCGCCGACGCGCTGCTCGCGGCCCTGCCGAAGGGCACGCCGAAGCGGATCCTGGCGTTGACGGACACGCGCACGCGGCAGGAGCTCACGCCATCGCTGCTGCGGGGTCGGCTCTCGAAGAGCGGCGCGCTCCTGCACGTGGGCGTGGTGGGCTCCTCTTCGAGGACGACGCTCCAGCGGGACGACGCGCACGCCTGGGCGACCTTGACGCGCCCTTCGGGTGGGCTCGTCTGGCAGGCCTCGATCGATACGACGGACACGGGCGAGGCGCCCAAGACGACCTACGAGGAGCTCGCGCGCCCTCGGCAGATCGACCATTTCCAGGTGCACGCGCAGGGCATCGCCCCGGAGGACATCGCGTTTCCCGAGGTGCTCGCGGAGGGCGAGTCGTTCGAGGATCTGCGTTTGTCCGAGAAGCAGGTGCCGTTCGTCGAGGTGACGGGCGAGCTCTGGGCGACGCCCGTGCGCCGGGTGCTCGTCGCCGACGAGGCCGAAAATCGAAGGTGGGCGGGGCTCGTGTTCGGCTCGGATCTCCTCTATTCGATCGAAGAGGCGGACATGATGCCGCTCGCGATGATGGGGCGCGCCGTCTCGCCGGTGACGAGTTACCTCGCGATCGAGCCGGGCGTGCGCCCTTCGACCGAGGGGCTCGAGGAGTTCGGTGCGAGCGGCCAGGGCTTCGGGTCCGCGTTTGGCGGGATGGGGGGCGGGCACGCCGCGAAGCCGCTCCTCCTCGCGACGTTCGATAAACACGGGTTCTTGAAGGGCGAGCTCACGCGTGGGCTCGCGGCGTGCGGCGGAGAAGGGAAAAAGGCGACCGTCTGGCTCGAATCGACGCTCCAGGAGGTGGTCCTGGTGCGGGCGGAGATCGAGGAGGAGAAGGCGGGGTCGAAGCTCGTCACGTGCCTGGAGGAGGCGGCGTGGGAGATCGAGCTGCCGGGGGCGTTTTCGTCGAGCTGGCAGGGGTTTTCGATCAAGCTTTGAGCTATTGCAAGGCGGCGTGCCACATCGCCTGCCAGAGCTCCGGATAGGCGCTCGCGACGCGGGAGGGCGCGTGATCGCAGAGGGCGCGCGCGGCGAGGTCGAAGGCCCGCTCGCCGCAGGTCCGCGGCGTGAAGGAGCGCGTCCGCTTGCGGCCCGGCCGCGCGCGCGGGCTCGGCGGGACCGGCAGGGACGCGCGCGCCGCGCCGCGGTTCAAGA
The window above is part of the Polyangium spumosum genome. Proteins encoded here:
- a CDS encoding MMPL family transporter, which translates into the protein MAAPASTRRFVTLALVGMTVLALFVVAFRLRLDPNVASLLPDQGEAAALRRYVRGFGGGDLAVVLVEGPEPETNAKVASEIASALAERPSVARAADRIDASRALDPMLAFRHADPRAMERLRGALTPEGIRARLAESRAMLLAPGSGAVAEVLATDPLRLGQLVHEGADISAGVRTQPDGAFATDDGRAHLVLVAPRGQALRGEDARRFVEDTAAVLAPHHAAHPEMRLGLTGGHAIAAATEEMLTRDLSISGALATVLASLVFALIFRRVRALVAVMPPLLLGTVWTAAVAAALPRGLSAIAVAFMSVVVGVGVDTGVHVYAALLEARRAGLGPREAARAARAKTAKSVLFAAGTAAAAFGALSLSSIEAMQQLGLLCAAGEVLTAAAIVLVTPEIGALLERRPPPEAPPVRWTDAFAWLSGTRRRAAVLAFVALVPVVAVLAGAAPSLSESIVAVRPKELEPLKVQQAVFDAFGGKSGQWVVLVADRDLERARARSDRLAEALSAMKDDVEAVDALTALAPAGETQEARFAARDALDLPAKASELEKALVETGFAPARFSAVLDAMRAPPRDVLQIEDLRRGPASILLSRYLGMDEGEHLVALYVRPRGVPGAAARVEEALRRVDPEAKLTGYARLEVALRESLASDLPKIAGVAALLVVAALAMSLRRARDVVIAAVVVLCEIAAVLLLVRLFGIPLHAYDALVLPVLLGITVDEGMFLLHRAREAEGDVIRETLRFEGPPVAATALTTATGFAALALCRFDGLRDLGLVGALGSVAGLVVALVVVPAGLRLWRA
- a CDS encoding VWA domain-containing protein, producing the protein MRTSLASYARAAAALASILLSANAADADTVRGTRSEKLVEKTHVIDLRIGHGHADMVVRRTVHNGGARHDQATFYIDLPEGAVAVGLRTLGTLDGKPHWFDGELLEAEKAAARYRELTGVGGYYPKDPALLSWRSQDLLALQVFPCPPGEPKTIEYTLRLPTHYHEGRHHLDLSAMGTAELPAQVTVTPMEKGEALFVGDKRVMAPAFVTLKDSIDLSVAPASEKPLEGALASVAFGKQKNVVHYHIDAAPALSRVPRGAHVVVLIDASRSLEQEQVEAEVAMTRAYLSHFPDARAAVLTFDRVARAPKGGFVTVREALAGLDGSQIVLKNGSHIDEALARADALLAALPKGTPKRILALTDTRTRQELTPSLLRGRLSKSGALLHVGVVGSSSRTTLQRDDAHAWATLTRPSGGLVWQASIDTTDTGEAPKTTYEELARPRQIDHFQVHAQGIAPEDIAFPEVLAEGESFEDLRLSEKQVPFVEVTGELWATPVRRVLVADEAENRRWAGLVFGSDLLYSIEEADMMPLAMMGRAVSPVTSYLAIEPGVRPSTEGLEEFGASGQGFGSAFGGMGGGHAAKPLLLATFDKHGFLKGELTRGLAACGGEGKKATVWLESTLQEVVLVRAEIEEEKAGSKLVTCLEEAAWEIELPGAFSSSWQGFSIKL